The sequence below is a genomic window from Synechococcus sp. PCC 7335.
TTATGCGATTAGTATCGGCTGTTCAATGGTTTGGTTTGAGCCTCTACATCAGCCGCAGTATGCCGTGATTGGTATTTTGATAATGGCCTGGGGAGATGGACTAGCAGCGCTAGTTGGACAGCGTTTTGGTACTCATCCTTATCAGATTTGGGGTGAGAAAAAGAGCTTGGAGGGTAGTTTGACCATGCTGCTGGTTAGCTATTGTGTCAGTGTGGCGGTGCTACTTGCGGTGCAAGGCCCTATTCTGGCTACTTGGATAGTTCCAGCAATGACAGCTGCCGTTGCTACTGGCCTAGAATCTATTTCTAAATATGGCGTTGATAATCTCAGCGTACCCCTGGGTTCAGCTGCTGTCTGCTTTTGGCTACAGCAGTTGCTTATCACCTAAGGGCTAGCGGCTCTTGACTTGTTTTTGCTGTTGATAGCGCCGCTGAGTTCAACTAAGCAGGCTTTAAAGGCTAATAAGGTTACCACAGTGACTAGAGGGACTACAGGGCAACTTCGCCCTTTTCACCAGTACGAATTCGAATTGCTTCGTCTACCTGTGAAACGAAGATTTTGCCATCGCCAATTGTTCCGGTTGAAGCTGCTGCTGAGATAGTCTCTATCACCTGATTTAACGAGCTATCTGGAACGACTAGAACTAGACGTTTCTTTGTTAAGAATTCAACAGTGTAAGAAATTCCTCGGTAGGTACTGGTCTGCCCTTTCTGGCGGCCAAAGCCCCGA
It includes:
- a CDS encoding diacylglycerol/polyprenol kinase family protein — translated: MTWLAIVGGLSEAARRWGYSPEIPRKIVHIGAGQVILLAWWLGVPAWLGIVASIVFGAIALLSYRLPLLPGINGVGRKSLGTFFYAISIGCSMVWFEPLHQPQYAVIGILIMAWGDGLAALVGQRFGTHPYQIWGEKKSLEGSLTMLLVSYCVSVAVLLAVQGPILATWIVPAMTAAVATGLESISKYGVDNLSVPLGSAAVCFWLQQLLIT
- a CDS encoding P-II family nitrogen regulator, with protein sequence MKRIEAIVRPEKLQDVKGALVEIGATGMTLEDVRGFGRQKGQTSTYRGISYTVEFLTKKRLVLVVPDSSLNQVIETISAAASTGTIGDGKIFVSQVDEAIRIRTGEKGEVAL